GCAAAAAATCATGTTTACTATTTCTGCCGGACGTATCGGGAAAAATCCAGAACCAGATGCACCAGGCATTCCATCCGGGAAGAGGATCTTCGGGCCGCCGTCCTGCTTGCAATTCAAAAGCAGGAGGAGCTGGTGCGTCCGTTTCCGGCGGACATCCGCACGCCCCGCCCTTCCGGCGGGTGGGATGGGGGCCGCCTGCTGGCGCTTCGCCGGCAGGCGTGGAAGCGTGTCGCCGCGCAGATCGACAGCCTTTATCCGGACTGGAAAAACGGGGACCTGACAAGGCAGGAATATCACAGGCTGAAAGAAAAGCTGACGAAGCAGGCCGCCGCGCTGGAACAGGCGGTGGCATCGCTGGAGCAGGAAACGGAGGAAGAAAAGGAAGAAAAAGACGCCGATTCGGGGGCCACGGCGGGCGCGCGGGGAATCCTCCGGCTGGAGCGGGGAATCCTGGCGCAACTGGTGAGCCGGATCGACGTGGGGGAAGGCGGGATCACGATACGGTTTCGGTTCGCGGACCCTTATCAAAAAAGTCCGGGATGACAGGAAACAGCTGCCATCCCGGACTTTCCCGGGAGGAACGGTTGTGCAGAAAAGGCTGCCCCTGTTGCGCCCGTTGCGCCCGTAGGACCGGTGGGACCGGTCGGACCCTGAGCGCCCGTTGCGCCCGTAGGACCGGTGGGACCGGTCGGGCCCTGAGCACCCGTTGCGCCCGTAGGACCGGTGGGACCGACCGGGCCCTGGGCACCCGTTGCGCCCGTAGGACCGGTGGGACCGGTCGGACCCTGAGCGCCCGTTGCGCCCGTAGGACCGGTGGGACCGACTGGGCCCTGGGCACCCGTCGCGCCCGTAGGACCGGTGGGACCGACCGGGCCCTGAGCACCCGTCGCGCCCGTAGGACCGGTGGGCCCGACCGGGCCCTGGGCGCCCGTCGCGCCCGTAGGACCGATGGGACCGACTGGGCCCTGGGCACCCGTTGCGCCCGTAGGACCGATGGGACCGACTGGGCCCTGAGCGCCCGTCGCGCCGGTTGCGCCGGTGGGACCGACTGGGCCCTGAGGCCCGACCGGGCCTTGGGCGCCCGTTGCGCCGGCGGGGCCTTGCGGGCCGGTCGGCCCAGTCGCCCCGGTCGCCCCGGTTGCGCCGTTTTCAACAGGAATACCGGTTATGGTGGAAAATGCAGAAGCGGGTCGGAGCAGCGCAGATGAATGCGAACCGCTCCGTTTTCTCCGACTGAAATCGTGTCCACCAGCTCCGTCAGCAGGCCGCGGGTCAGCGACGGGAGGCTGCCATCTTTTTGAAATGCCGCCCAGTCCGGGGAAACGCCGTTTCCTGCCCGCGGTTTTCCGGCTTCTTCCCGAATGACATCCAGGGACCGGCGAAGCTCCTTCTCCCTTTGCTCGTACCGCCGGCGCAGAGCCCGGTAATCGCCGCGAGAAAGATCGCCATCCCGCAGCGTTTCGTACAGGGACCGTTTGTAAAATAAGGTTCTTTCCAGCTCGCGCTCCCTGCTTTGCAGCATGGAAGAAAGGCGCGCTCCGCTTTCCCCCCCAAAGGGAAAAGCTTCCACTGCCGCGGCGACGGCCTCTTTTCGCACCGCCAGCGAAACAAGAAGACGCAGTGCGGCCAGCACGGCCCGCTCCAGCCGGTCTTCCCGGATGGTGTGCCTGGTGCAGGCTGCTTTGGATGCATCCTTATAGGTGCGGCAGTAATAATAAACGCGGTTTTTCATTTTGCTTCGGCTCATGGATTTTCCGCAGTCCGCGCAGCGAAGAAATCCGGAAAACAGGGCGGGCTCCCTGCATGCCGGAGGGATGTGAACCGTCCGTTTCTGAAGCTCCTGCGCCCGTTGAAAAAGCTCCGCGGAAACCACCGGCTCATGGGAACCGGGCACAATGAACCACTCGCTTTCCGGCGTGCGGATCTGCGTATGCACCTTATAGCTTTTCACCCGGAAGCGCCCCTGAACCAGGTCGCCCAGATAGGTGCGGTCGGTCAGGATCCTGCGCACGGTCGCCGCGCACCACAGGCGGGTATCCGGCCGGGCGTTGGGGTTGCGGTAGGAAAGGCCCGAAGAGAGCTTGTAAGCGCTCGGGCATGGGATGCCGAGGGCGTTCAGCCTGCGGACGATCCCGTTATGGCTCGCTCCCCGCACGAACCAGCCGTAAATGTCGCGCACCACCCGGGCGGCTTCTTCATCGATCAGCAGGCGGTGGCGGTCCGCGGGGTCCTTCCGGTACCCGTAGGGGGCGAACGCGCCGATGAACTCCCCCCGCCTCCGCTTGGAATCCAAGACGCCGCGGATCTTCAGGGAGGTCTGGCGGCAGAAATCGTCATTGATGACATTCTGAAGCGGAACCAGAATGCTGTTCATCCGGCCGGGGTCCCGGTAGCTGTCGAGCGCGGGTGCTTCCAGCGAGATGAACCGGACATCCAGCGAAAGGAAAAGCTGCTCCAGATAAAAGCCCGCCTCCCAGTAATTGCGGGAAAGACGGGAAAGATCTTTTACGATCACGCAGTTGACCTTCCGGCTTTTCACATCCTTCAGCATACTCAGAAAGCCGGCGCGCTCGGAGTCGGTGCCGGTGTAGCCGTCATCCGCGTAGATCCCGGCTATCTCAAATTCGCCGCCGCGGCTCCCGGCATATTCCAACAGAAGGTCGCGCTGATTTTTCACGCTGTAGCTTTCGTCGTGCCCGTCTTCCCTGGAAAGGCGGATATAGAGAGCGGCCCTCCATCCGGGGCGGTTTTGTGCGGATTCGTTCATGGCGTATCCCCCTTTTTCTGCCCTGCCGCGGGCAGATATGATCTTCTCTTGGGTTTCTCTACTATATATGTATCGAAACGAATATCAGAACGGGGACGACGTATTTACGGCATTTTGAAAGAAACGGCGGAACGATTTTGCCTTCTCCGCCGCCGCGGGGGGAAGGGAGCAAGGCACAGTTTTCGAATGGATTTGCGGGAAGGCGGAAGGGCAGAAAAACAGGGCGGAGCCTCAAAGAAGGCCTCGCCCTGTCTGTTTTCAGGAGATAATAAAGGTTCGTACAGCCGCGTTCTTTTACAGCGTTGCGACCCAGGGCGCGACGATGCTGCACAGAAGCGGGTTGACAATATCCAGTACGATCAGCGCGAACGGGGTGAAAACGATCCACGCAACGTTGGCGGGGCCGTATTCGGAAATAACTGCGCGCATGTTCGCCATGGCGTTGGGGCCGGAACCAAGGCCGATCCCGACATGGGCTGCGGTCATAACGGCTGCGTTGTAGTCTTTTCCGCAAAGGTTGAAGGTGACGACAGCGACCCACACGATCATCAGGATGATCTGGCAGACCAGGATGAGGGCGAACGGACCGGCGACGGAAGCCAGCTTCGTCACGTCGATCGTCATCATGATCATTGCGATGAACAGATCCAGGGTAATGGAGTTGATTGCGTCGACCTCGGCATCCCGAAGCTCATAGCCGACATGATCCAGAATATTGCGGATGATCACGCCGCCCAGCATGCAGCCGACGAAATAGGGAAATTCAATACCCGGAATCATGCCGAATAGAACGGCAATGTAAGAGCCGATGCCTGCGGAAATAGTAACCACGGCGACGGTCCCCAGCAGGTTTTTCGCATCCAGAGGCACGGCTTCGTTGTCGGCTTTCTTACTGGCATCCACTTCGTTCTTGTTGCCGGAGAGGTTGTGCTTCTTGATCAGCCAGCGGGCTACCGGGCCGCCGACCAGGCTTGCAAAAATCATGCCGAAGGTGGCGCCCATCACGCTGACAACGGTCGCGTTTGCGGCGCCCAGCTTTTCATAAAGCGGTGCAACAGCGCCCGCGGTGCCCACGCCGCCCATCAGGGACAGCGAGCCGAGACCGATGCCCATCAGCGGATGCAGGCCCAAAGGCTTTGCCAGCAGAACGCCCAGGACATCCTGCGCCAGGATCGAACCGATCGTGGTGATGGTGATGCCGAGCATCAGCTTTCCGCCGGAATTTTTGATCAGTCTGGCGGATGCGCCGAGGCCGATGCAGGTGAAAAACAGGTCCATGAAGAATTCTTTCAGGGTCGCCACGTCAAGCTTGACGGCGATTACGTTTCCGTTTTTCAGCAAGGATAATACGATACTGACAAGCAGGCCCGCGACGACCACTCCGGGAATACAGTAAACCTGAAGAAATTTAACGCGTTTGACAAGCCAGCGGCCAAACAGTACTACCAAAGCCGCAAGTGCACAACTCTGCATGACATCAAAGGAAATAGTTGGCATATAATGTTCCCCCTTATACAAGATAAAACTCAAATAAAAATTCTGTTCCCGGCAAAGAATAATCGCGCAGGTCTTCGCGGCGTTGCGAAACCGTCCCTCCTTCTCCCTCCCTTGCAGTACAGTTTATAAAACAAAAAACCGGGGCGAAGAACCGGCCGCCAGATGATCAAAATCTGCCGGAACAAACATAAAAAACAAAATGCCCGGCCTTCGCTTCCCTGTTCCGGCGCGGAACCTTTTGTTTTTTTCAGAATAAAACGCTTTGCCTGCTTTTCGCCGTTCAGCTGTTCAGCAGGCCTGTCCACCCGGCGCCTGAACGGCGGGGAGGAAATGAGAGCTTTCGTTGCGGCCCTAAAATCAGGGCTAAATGTTAAGTGCTTTTCTCGCTTGAATTTCAGCCTTATCATAGCATCGTTGTTTCCCACTGTCAATAACTTTTTTGCATATATTAACTAATGAGTTTCAAAAACATTCAAATTCCTCTGTGCATCAATACAATTATTTTAATTAAATAGAATGAAATTTGAATAATGTGTTAAAACTGGTGAAATAGGGCTGGCGAATAGCAACAAAATTTCCGCTATGATGTTGTGAAAGAAAATATTTTACATAGAAATTGATGTTTCTATTTTTTTAACACGAAATATAAACACTTTTGAAAAAATTTGTGAAATCCTTAAAATCCTGAGAAATTTGAGGAATTTTGTGCTTTTCGGAAAGGCACGAGGGTGGAAAGAAATTTCCTCCCGCTTTATCCCGAATGGAAGCGGATAGGACGGGCGGAAAAAATAAAAAACGATTTTCGGGCTCTGCTCCTGCTTGTACTTTTGAGATCGCCGTTTCCATCCGCCTATCAGGGGATGGCTGTATTTTTCTGTAAGAAGCGATGATTTCCGTGCTTTCGGGATTCCTGTCGGGAACGGCGCTGTTGCGCCTGCCGGGCCCGCAGGTCCGGTAGGACCCTGGACGCCGGCAGGGCCCTGAGAACCGGCAGGACCCGTGTTACCCGTTGGGCCGGCCGGCCCAACGGGCCCCTGAATTCCCTGGGGCCCCTGCGGGCCCTGGACGCCCTGAGGCCCCTGCGGGCCCAGCGGACCTTGCGGGCCCTGTGCGCCTTGGGGGCCGGCAGGCCCCGTCGGTCCTGTCGGTCCGGCAGGGCCGGGAGGGCAGGAAGGCGGGCATGGCGGGTAAGGCGGGTAAGGAGGCGGGCAAGGCGGGTAGGGTGACGGCGCCGGCGGGCACTGCCAGAAGGCGTTGCCGAGTCCGGAATTGTCAGAGCAGCTGCGGTAAATTTTCGTATCCGGGGTAAAAGGTTGGCCACCACAGGAGGATGGCCATCTGCCATATGACATAAGCAAATCTCCTATTCCTTAGAAGTTCAGTACTTTTCAGACACCTTTTGTCTGATATATAGTATGACGCTCTTCGAAATAAGTTGAAGGACGCTTCGCTTATCCGGCCTGCGGCGACGGCGAAGCGCCCGGCTTCTGCCCGCGGCTTTTCCTTTCCGCGAAAAGCCAGATCAGAAGAGGAAGGGCGACCTGGAACGGGAAGGCAAGGTAGGGATAAAGCCGGATGAAATCCTGCATCTGCATGGAGCCTGAATAGACGATTTTTGACAGCAGCAGAACGATCAGGCAGACCGGCATTACCGTATATTCCATGCTGCGCACATGGAACAGGCGGGTAAAGCCGAGCGTCCCCGCGTACATGCAGACCGTGATTTTGGTCATGCCCGACAGAACGAAATTGATGGAAATACCCCCTTCCACCCGGGAAAGAAAGCTGCCGACTTCCATGACCCTGGCGCAGACGTAGGAAGGAAAGTATTCCGCCTGCATCAGGGCCGGGCCGACGCACAGGATATTCCGCAGGACGATGAGGAGCAGGCCCCCTCCGCCGAACAGCAGTCCGCCCAGATAAAACCGGTAAGGGCTCGCCTTTTTTGCGTAGGGCAGCAGCGGGAGGAAGACGACGGATTCGGCCAGCGGAAAGCTGAAAATCTGATAGGCGCTCTCGAGGATCTCTCCCGGGGGATGTTCCAGAACCGGCAGCAGATTGGTGGGGTCCAGATGATTCAGCGAGCCTAAAACGGTAAATAAAATGATGGAGAGCATGATGGCCAGCGTGACGATCGACCATTCGCCCATCACCTGCAGCCCGCTCTTCACCATGTAAGCCGCCAGCAGGATAATCGGGATCGTCAGCGCCAGCTCAGGGGTTTCCGGCATGGATACGATCTGGATGAATTCGGTAAAATTGCGCAGTACCGCGCTGGCCAGGAGCAGGCAGTACCACGAAAAGAGTGCAGTGAGGATGCCTCCGCCGGCTTTTCCGAACAGGTCGGTGAGCAGTTGAAAAAAATCGCGGTCCGGATACAGCTTGTTGATCCTTGCGTACATCAGCAGCACCGGCACGCTGATCGCGATTCCCAGAAGCAGGCTGATCCACGAATCCTGTCCGGCATTGGTGTTGACGCCGAACACAACGCTGCTGCCGCAAAGAAACAGAATCATCATAAAGGTGATCTGACGCGGCGAAATGTTTTCCCTTTGTGATAACTGCATATTTCATGCTCCTTTTGCCTATTGTGGATGGAAGGTGTTTCTGATCCACTCCATAAAAAACAGGCTGGAAAAATTCGGCGTGGGGACACCGAGGGAAAAAGCGGTTAAAAGAACGGCGCATAGGGAAAAGGTGATCCAATAGAGCCGGATTTCGCGGCGAAGCATCTCGCGGCGCTTCGGGAGAAAATCAAAGACAAGAATCCCGAGAAGGAAGAATACGAGTATAGAAGTCTCCAAATTTTTTTCCTCCTTCTGTTCAGCGGAGCAGAGCGGTGTTCAGAATCTGCAGTTCGGGGTCCACTTCCACATCCAGCGTCTGAAAAATCTCATCCCAGTTTCCTTTCAGCTTTTCCCACAGCGGAAGGTCGGTTTTGTAGATACTGTTTCCAAACCCGAAAATGTCGGAGTCGTATTCCGTCTGGACGCGTTTGATGAGCTTTTTCGCCTGCTCCTGGATCAGGTTTTTGGTGTCGTTTTGAACCCGGGTGAGATGCTGGTTCCCCAAAGGAGAGAAATTTTCCGGATACTCCCCGAGATAGGCGCTCATTTTGATGCCGATATTCATGGTCAGTTTTCCATTTTGATAGGAATGGGTAACTTTTGTCTCGTTTTTTATCAGCTCCAGCGAGACATCCTGAAGGGAGCCTTCGCCCGGTTCCCCCGTCAGGATGCCGCCGTTCAGGTAGTTGACTAGCATCAGGTAATATTTGGCTTCCGCTGCGCTCATAAAACCGACCAGCTTGTCTTTCTTAAAAATTGCGGCGCCGTTTGCCTCTTCCTTTTTCGTCTGGTCGTTGTCGGCCAGATGAAAAACGGGAAGGACCAGCGAATCCCCCTGCGCGCTCAGCTTGTTATAGATCTGGTACAGCGGCATCCGGACCGTAGAGCCGACCAGCGTGTCGTCTTGTTCGATAATCCTTACGATTTCATAGGAAATGGCCAGATCCTCCCCGTCCCCCTGTGCCAGAAGCTTCTTTGCCGTCTCTTCCTGAGAGATAACGACTTCGGCCGTTTCCCGTATCTCGGCATCTCTTAAGAACCAGTTGATCAGGGATTCCAGTCCGTCCTCCTCCGCGATTTTCTTGCTGAGGA
This window of the Ruminococcaceae bacterium BL-6 genome carries:
- a CDS encoding Recombinase encodes the protein MNESAQNRPGWRAALYIRLSREDGHDESYSVKNQRDLLLEYAGSRGGEFEIAGIYADDGYTGTDSERAGFLSMLKDVKSRKVNCVIVKDLSRLSRNYWEAGFYLEQLFLSLDVRFISLEAPALDSYRDPGRMNSILVPLQNVINDDFCRQTSLKIRGVLDSKRRRGEFIGAFAPYGYRKDPADRHRLLIDEEAARVVRDIYGWFVRGASHNGIVRRLNALGIPCPSAYKLSSGLSYRNPNARPDTRLWCAATVRRILTDRTYLGDLVQGRFRVKSYKVHTQIRTPESEWFIVPGSHEPVVSAELFQRAQELQKRTVHIPPACREPALFSGFLRCADCGKSMSRSKMKNRVYYYCRTYKDASKAACTRHTIREDRLERAVLAALRLLVSLAVRKEAVAAAVEAFPFGGESGARLSSMLQSRERELERTLFYKRSLYETLRDGDLSRGDYRALRRRYEQREKELRRSLDVIREEAGKPRAGNGVSPDWAAFQKDGSLPSLTRGLLTELVDTISVGENGAVRIHLRCSDPLLHFPP
- a CDS encoding Putative sodium/glutamate symporter (Evidence 3 : Putative function from multiple computational evidences) — its product is MPTISFDVMQSCALAALVVLFGRWLVKRVKFLQVYCIPGVVVAGLLVSIVLSLLKNGNVIAVKLDVATLKEFFMDLFFTCIGLGASARLIKNSGGKLMLGITITTIGSILAQDVLGVLLAKPLGLHPLMGIGLGSLSLMGGVGTAGAVAPLYEKLGAANATVVSVMGATFGMIFASLVGGPVARWLIKKHNLSGNKNEVDASKKADNEAVPLDAKNLLGTVAVVTISAGIGSYIAVLFGMIPGIEFPYFVGCMLGGVIIRNILDHVGYELRDAEVDAINSITLDLFIAMIMMTIDVTKLASVAGPFALILVCQIILMIVWVAVVTFNLCGKDYNAAVMTAAHVGIGLGSGPNAMANMRAVISEYGPANVAWIVFTPFALIVLDIVNPLLCSIVAPWVATL
- a CDS encoding Spore germination protein GerKB; this encodes MQLSQRENISPRQITFMMILFLCGSSVVFGVNTNAGQDSWISLLLGIAISVPVLLMYARINKLYPDRDFFQLLTDLFGKAGGGILTALFSWYCLLLASAVLRNFTEFIQIVSMPETPELALTIPIILLAAYMVKSGLQVMGEWSIVTLAIMLSIILFTVLGSLNHLDPTNLLPVLEHPPGEILESAYQIFSFPLAESVVFLPLLPYAKKASPYRFYLGGLLFGGGGLLLIVLRNILCVGPALMQAEYFPSYVCARVMEVGSFLSRVEGGISINFVLSGMTKITVCMYAGTLGFTRLFHVRSMEYTVMPVCLIVLLLSKIVYSGSMQMQDFIRLYPYLAFPFQVALPLLIWLFAERKSRGQKPGASPSPQAG
- a CDS encoding Spore germination protein GerKC, whose protein sequence is MTKKAACMLLALFMSLVLSGCWSYHGLNEMTLVSGIAVDKVGERYHLTFETIDLNATTKESAVKAKLIESDGDSVFEAVRNAKKRISNRLYFGNAQLLVLSKKIAEEDGLESLINWFLRDAEIRETAEVVISQEETAKKLLAQGDGEDLAISYEIVRIIEQDDTLVGSTVRMPLYQIYNKLSAQGDSLVLPVFHLADNDQTKKEEANGAAIFKKDKLVGFMSAAEAKYYLMLVNYLNGGILTGEPGEGSLQDVSLELIKNETKVTHSYQNGKLTMNIGIKMSAYLGEYPENFSPLGNQHLTRVQNDTKNLIQEQAKKLIKRVQTEYDSDIFGFGNSIYKTDLPLWEKLKGNWDEIFQTLDVEVDPELQILNTALLR